CAGAGTGAACACCAACACTTAAACTAAACTAAAGCAGTAACAATATAAGCTCAGAACAGCAACACTGCAATTACATTAAAGGCTAACAAAGATGAGGTCTGAAGACACATGCCGGGTAAAGCTCACCTTTCCAGAGCTGCAGAGACTGAGGATGAACTGAGGGCCAGATTGCTAGCTCAGTGCGTTCGTACAGGGGGTTAGAGTAGTAATCCCTCTGCGTGGGCCTTAGCAGAGCCTGGAACAAACAGTGAGTCCTTTCCTTTACTCCCAAGGCACACCTGATTGAAAGGCAAACAAAGTGTGAATCTTAGTTTGAAATGAAGACACTCAGCAGCAATCTTTAAATATGTAGAAAAAACTGACCTTTCCTGATCACTGTTACACAGAAAGGTGCCATAATCCGAGGCATAAACTTCAGTCGCCAGTCGCAGGAGCAGCGCCTCAGAGAAGCCCAGAGCCAAGGGAAACTGCCGCCACAGCTGCCACACACAGTCCATCAGCAGCAGGAACACCGGAGACTCCTGCTGGAGACGAGCATGGGAGTAAGCTGAGTGAGCGCATCGCTGCTGGAACGGGTGTCctgcctgcaaacacacacacacgtcagcttttaggaTCTAATTTTGTGGCAACAGATAGAGTCCGTCCTGTAGCCGTTGGCTGTGCTTCTATTTTTCAAAGCTCACGACTTGTTTGCACACTCATGTCAGAAGTAGACTAAGATCCCCGATATTACAATGCATTTGTTTGGATTCTCGCCAACATTTATGGGAGCAAATCAAGAAAAAAGACATTGAAAATCTTCTCAATCCTCCTCGACTTAAAACCTGGCACGCGCCTGTATCCACTCTCTCTCCAGCAGTCCCAGGAAGCCCTCCACTGTGCGGCAGCATGGATCCATGATGAGCTGAGCCAGAGTGCTGATGAGCAAAGAGCAGTCTGTCCCTTCAGAGCCGTGAACAAGAACAGAATGGCCATCCCTGGAAGAAACAACACTCATTAACGTGTGTAAGAAAAGCAAACCTCTGTGTATTTGTAAGGAAGACAGTTATGGGAACTGCCCTCTTTCTGTTTCTTCAAGATTTAAAAGAAGTGGTTGTTGGCTTGCCCTCACTTCCTTGTCCTGCGTCTGCTTGTGGTAGCTCTTGGTATTTCTGTGTctacattcaattcaattcaatgttaCTTATagagcgccaaatcacaacaatagtcacctcaaggcgctttatattgtaaggtagatcctacaataatacacacagagaaaaacccaacaatcatatgaccccctatgagcaagcactttggcgacagtgggaaggaaaaactcccttttaacaggaagaaacctccggcagaaccaggctcagggaggggcggggccatctgctgcgaccggttggggtgagagaaagaagacaggataaagacatgctgtggagaAGAGACAGAGATTGATAACAattatgattcagtgcagagaggtctgttaacacatagtgagtgagaaaagtgactgaagaagaaatactcaatgcatcatgggaatcccccagcagcctacacctactgcagcataactaagggaggattcagggtcacctgatccagccctaactacatgctttagcaaaaaggaaagtttgaagcctaatcttagaGTTAGAGCAGTCGAGGCAGATAGCTGCCTCTCCCTGATCCTGATTATGTTCATGGTCTGTTCCTGTTAAAAGAAatttcttcctccccactgtcaccaagtgctgaTCCTCGGTGGGTTTTCTCTCGAATATTATAGAGCCTTTACTTTGCAATAAAAAgcatgagatgagatgagagtTGCTGTAAATTGGTACTTTCCAGATAAAATCATATTAGTCACAAGATATTACCATAAAGTTTTCCAAGTCATAAGAGTGTGGGTGTTATTCAtacctctccacacactccacCAGCAGGCCGGCGGTAGAAAGAGCATTTTGGACGTGCGACAGCCACTTTGAATTCTCCAGCTTACTGAGCCAGCGGTCCATGTTGTTGGACTCGTCACCACAAGCCTCCACCAGTTTAATTAGGCTCTCCTGGAGAGCTTTACCCCTGCACACATATGAGGCAGTGTGTAGTGAAGCAAGTTTGGCAAGTCAGTATTATCAGACATTCAGCAAACACACCTTTCCATCGGTCTGTGAAATCTCTTCCAGCGGCTGTAGAACGATTTGGACTCAAACCCTCCACCTGTCATCCTGGCCTGTTGAGCCTGCTGCCTGGAGCGAGTGTCAATTATGTAGCCTTTGTCCGAACCCTCAATCACAGCCTGGAGGAGGAGCTCATCTTCCTTGCAGCGCTTCCTATTGGCTCCTAGCAGCGGCTGACTGCTGCGCATGATTACCTACAACATTTTTCATCCTGTTAACAATGTTCAGTTAAATGTGTAGCCTTAACCATAACAGGTTTTTGAGTTTGGGACtttaaattcttttattttCGTATGATTGCTTTGATTACACGAGTATTTTGTATCATTATGGAATGAGTTTCTCTATGGCTTCCTAGTTTCAAGTGTTGCGCAATATTTGACTGTTTTCTTCTGTTCACTGGTTTTATGAGTGTTAGTTTCGCTCTCTTTCCTCTGAGTACTGTTCTATCCTCCTGTGTCAAGTTCTCCATGTTCAGCAATTCAgttcttttattttggtagtcagTTATATCCTGTGTCttgtctagttttgcttccctccTGTCTGGCTGTTTGATTCTCTTCACCTGTGTCTTGTCCTCAGCCATTCTCACTTCCTTAGACTATATATTGTCCACCTGTCTCCCCGTGTTAGTTGTTGGATTGTTTGTTTCCTCGGATGTTTTCTGTCCATGTTTGGACTTTTTGGACattttatattgcttttagcCATTCTGCCACAAACCGTGACACTAAAAGTCAACACTAAGTCACCTCACCATGCCGTTCTTCTTGTGGTAGTAGCAGAGAACAGGGAAACGTCCTCCCTGTCTgaatttggctgcttttttcagCGTGTCGTCATCTATGCTTTTTGGGACGATGACTGCCGGAGGGTAGGAGGAACAAACCGAGTAATCTCTGTTCACGGTGCTCAGTCTCCACTTCTCATACTGAAAAAAGCGAGAGAGGCAATAAAGGCAAATGTGAGCTTTAGTATCAAGTAACCTGTTATTATTCATGCTAACCTCCTGGTTGCTAAAGTCACAGGGGACTCTTTGAGCTGAGCTGGACTGGGAGTAGTCCAGTTCATAGGTGAGGAAAGtcccattatttttattttgcataaaGCGTGTGCTTATGCTTCAAGCTAATCCTTAGTGGATCTTTAAGTAATAACAACTGCCCTATCATGACTTATTTGATTTCTTAGTAAGagattaagaaaaataaaagaccaTGACTACTACTGGACAGGCTGTTTTCCAGTTAATGAACTTGGGGATGATTTTAGGGAGGTCTGCACCTTTCTTCGTGTCCAGACTGCAGGATCACTCCTGTGTGGCCTCTTTTAGGGACATTTTTTCTCAGTAGTACCTACACCTGATTAGGTGCAGTCCTGAAAACCCAAATTGTGGAACTTGATTCTAATCGGTTAACCTCATGAATAGGTACCATTTCCTCAATATagcaaataaaaatgtactCTAACCAGCTGGTTACTTAAGCATAAGTACTGTAAACAGTAGCTTGGCTCTCTCCCAAGTAAAGAAAGCTTCAATTCAAAGACTTGTACTGAATATCTGCTTTCCTTAATGTGCACAAAACCTAACGTGGGGCATGTCAAGTCTTTTTGGCACTGTGAGGTTGGTGGCCAGAGGAGCCTGCCTATAAAAAACTggtaaaatcacaaaaatacaGCATAGTAATCAGTGAGCTTCAAAAGTGTTGCTTCTGAAGCTCACTAATTCTTACCCTTGCAGATTCTTACCCTTGCAGGCAGCCAGATCAGCTGTTTACAGATACTTCTAATGTTTTTGTAAGCTAAGCTAAACTAAAGTCCTTCTGGAAGCCACTCAGCAAATATCTTAAAACATCCCTGCACTCTTATTTGAAACATCACAATGACAGAAAACCATAAAAACCATGCATCAGATCACCTGTCTGCGCCAAAGTAAGGTGTCACGCTTCTTTCACCATCATTGCTGTTGAAGAATTCTCCTATAATGTGTCAGGCTAAGCTAAATCACTATAGCTCTGTTTGCCTTATGGTTATGACAACTTTCTTGCTTTTCAGATTTTTATCAAAGAAACTTAATCATCAAGTTCCCTAAATGGTAAAAGATATTCTTCAAAACTGCATCTGGCATAGAGTCACAGTTTCTGTATGAATAGTTGAGGCTCGTAGTTTATAACTACACAGAACAGCTCAGCTCCTGTTGTGACAGTGGGACAGAAATAATTGGGACTTGCAAATTCCAGCCACTTTATCCTGGGTGAAAAACACTACTCAGGCTGGCCTGACTAAAAGCAAAGATATCCTACATGTTCTGGGAATTTTGTGTCCgtaaaacacatgcaaaaatgCTGCCCTCAGCTGCGACCCTTCACCATAGCAACATGCCATTCCCACGGGAAGACGTTGGTGTGTTAAACATGAATTCAAACTGCGTGCAACACATTCTGAAGTTAAGgggaaaacaaatgaaagctAAGCAAGAAGGATATCCTGAAGCCCGACCCGTATACTTCCCTGGCATTTTCCTGTCATGTGGTTGGAGGGACATAGCTGGAAAATGTTACCTAAAAAATGTCTGTGTCTACAAGTATTACATTCAGTACAGCAGAAAACAAGCATACAGAGTTTTATATGTTGCTTACAAGTTCCTTCATCTGACTGTAGTGCATTTCAGGAGATGAGAGACCCCACTGCTCCGGCAGGCTGAGCTCAACAGGTCGGTAAAAGAAAGGGTACATCTCGGACACGCAGTCCAGACAGGACAGTGTCTGCAGAAAGTTAAAGAGAGATTACCAATacatgcaaaacagtgaaaaacataTGCAGAAAAACAACAGGCTACTCTAAGACCAACAGTTAGATTGATTTTCTTAtgcctgtgtgtttcaggttgCATTAGTTGTATACCTCGATAGAGTGTGCAATGTTGAGACACTGTTCCATGCCTGGGATGTCAAGCTGGAGCACACGCAGATCTTTACACTTCATCGTAATTGTTCCAGATGAACCAGAcatcctacacacacacacacacacacacacacacacacacacacaaatatatgattcttacacaaaagaaaaaatgcacCCCCTCTAAGAGCCACACACATTGCCTATGGCGGCGCATAAGGCTCGACTTGCAGCAAAAAAAGTGGGCAAAACGAGGCAGGCAGACTGTCTGTGTATGTGGTGCATatgtattgattgattgattgattgatcatactttattcatcccgagggaaattgggttaaggctgccagccgtgccagcgccgtcttacccttccgaccatacatacattacacaaacatcacatggggaagacaggtcagaggggtataacatggaaaagcacaacatgaggaaagatgaggagaaaaaaagaactccccccagactgagctccaacagggagatcagtttgagaacagaaaaaaaaacacctctgcacatagcacatgaaaaaaactcttaatacaccaaagaaacacatgacaagcaacagggatgggtaaagggtgagagacatccaatgtagacagtacatccgggcctgcagcctatgcgctggtctccatgatccaccgtcagcatcggaagggaataagcgtcgaaggcgtttggaggggggatgagtgtacatcAGCATGTGTATAtggctgtgtgcgtgtgtgtgtgtgtccagagttcagctgagacagtgtccttcaccctgccaggctaagtaaacagtcttccagccaacccaggtggccttgcatagaaagggaagaacagtctcaacacagtcgttatcagggtgttgttgttcagctccagccttgagaccgcagctggcgccgaaggggtatccgaatgaagtgatggtggttttaactttactgcgaacaactcatatgaatttcaaagttgttctaacagtccaacactggtcactcaatctcccgttggggAGCCGCGAGCtcctccatgatgttatcaaacttacgctccgtgatgttgtcattcttgtgctcaaagagccgattctgagaactcacgaccgcagtgcgcttctccaagatgtatgtatgtgtgtgtgtgtgtgtgtgggggggggggggggggggggcaatacCTGCCAAAAGGTTTCACATTGCTTTCTAAAagctaagaagaaaaaaagctgttAGTTGCAAGCAGCACACAGCTCTGAGCATGAGGAAGGTGGCAAACGGAAAAAAAACGTTGCGTTAATCTTGTTGGGAAATGTTACTTCTTCAGAATTGCGGGTAACAAGAGCAGTACACAGCATGACATGGCAACACAGAGGATGTCCAACCTTTCACTGTGGCTTGCATTAGAGAAGAAGCCGGAATAGCCCGTAAGGTTTTCCACACTGGTTAAAAAAGATTTGAGGAAGGAATGAGAGATTAGAGGAATTACCGGCAAGTTCACACCGTTTCGTGTTGATTAGTGTGATTACTGGCTTGATCATGCGAGTTATAATCATAATAAATAAGTTCTAAGATTGACGAGTCCACCATCAAAAGATTTAATCAACAATTTaatcaaattaaaattaaaaaaaataattgcgATAGAGAAAAGTGCAACATTGCTCTCGCAGGATACTCGTTAATTTTCTTAATACGACACATTTTTGATCTGGTTCCTTATCACCTTTCTGACCTCAATCCTCCCTCACCTTTTCTCAATGGCATCGATGTTCCTGAGGAGCAATAAAACCTGCCGGGAGTCGCTCTCCTCCCTGTCCGAGAAGAGCAGGTGGTGGCCGGTGATGCACAGGGTTCCTCTGCTCGGGGGTTGCAGCGGCTGTCGGAGCACAACATCCTCCACGTTGGCCGTCTTGATGTGCTCAGCAAACTCCATCAGCCCCCCCTTCAAACACCCAAAGTCCGTCTGCAGAACtttgtttctgttctttctAAACTGCAGAAGTGGCCGAGCGCACCTCAATCACGTCCTCGCCTCTCTTGTAAGAAAACGAAAGCAGGTTTCCTCCTCTGCACGCACAGCTGGTTGGGCAGCGTTGCAGCCGCGCTCTGTTTGATTGGCGATAAGAAGTCTATAAATAGAAGAAGCTTCATATTTTCCTTAACATTGTCGTCCTCTTATGTGGCTACACCTTTGCACACACAGCTGGCTAAGCTCAACTGCCGTGGGAGTGGAAAATGTGCTGCTTTAGGCGACAAAAGGCGGAAGTCTACGTTTCCTGAGACAGTGAGTGAGAAGTGTCACTTATCACTGGTAAAACTGCGCACTGCAGAGGGGGGGGGGCACTGTGAGGTGCCTGTAGTATATTAGATTGTCACTAGATGGCGCCATACTCACGCACAAAAGAGCGTAAATCACAACTCATCTGCCAAATACTAAGTTGGCTTTTGCTGAGTGTAAATATTGAACTCTGTCACCTACAAAATATTGACACAGTATCACTTTGCTGGTATTACGGTGCACTACAGTGTAAACAAGTGTAGCTGGTACTGAATCAACAGTTTTCAGCTATGACTAGTTTCATTAtattttgcaattttacatGTTTTGCATTAAATAAAGTCacctgtaaaatatataaatatgtatctATCCTTAATGTAAAGAGTAAACGTAACGTGATAGAGTACACTGTTACGGCTGTTGAACCAACTGGAAAATACGGTGCTTTGTCCTATCCCGTCCATCCATTTAAACACTCATTTTGCCCCAGGGAATATAATTCATGCAGCATAAAccacaataataaaaacaggaacACTGATGCAAGAAAACACACCCGCAAACAACTTttagaatgaaagaaaaaagtgagCAACATAGGCCTAAAATAACTAGTTTAGATTTATTTATGTACTTGAGTTTATGTATCCAGTAAGTTTTATATGCAGTCTTAGTGATAAACTGAGTACACCCCCATGATTCAGGAGCTTGTAGAAGTACCTCtggcagttttctgtttgactttaTCGATGTGTCACATCATTGCGGAAGAGTTTTAGGCCCGCTCGTCTTTACAGCGTTGCTTCAgctcattgaggtttgcaggaattcattcatgcacagctcttttcagtcaggttgaggtctgtaCTTTGACTGGATCATTGCAGCATATTGattcttctgctttttcagCAGTTCAGCTGTTGTATCTCTGCTGATGTGGTTGGGGTGATTGTCCTGTTACATGACTCAGTTTTGGCCAATTTCTCTCTGTTGGACACATGTCTCCACATTTCATTCTGcattggtatacagaggagctCAAATCAGCacacctccaccaccgtgctcaCAGTTGGTATAAGGGGTTTGTGCTGACATGTTATGCTTGGGTGTCTCCAAAcatggtgctgtgcattatggacAAAGAAATGGatgttgttccagaagtcttgtggtttgttcagttGCAACTTTGCCAACCTAAGCCGTGCTGCCATGTTATTTTAAGAGaggaggctttctcctggcaacccttccaaagAAGCCAAGCGTGttctgtctttttctaattttattatcatgaactttaacctttaacatgctaactggggcctgtagagtctgagaagGAGCTCCtgggtttttgcagtttttctgaGCATTGCTCGGTCTGACCTTGTGGTGAATTTGCAGTAAGCCTGTAGgctacttagtttttcacatagCTGAAcagaaaactttgtttttcaccTGACTGTGTGAAAATATGTATAGATTTTTCTCATACATCCactttttttgtactttactTGCTTATTTCCATTTTCATACTGCAGATGGAAATTTAATCTGTACTTCAGTGCAGGCAGTTAATTGACCTACTTTTAGATCAAAACAATGCAAAGCAAGGCAAGCAGAAAGAGAAAAGCGATTCCTGCACATCAACGTGTGATGTCCAGGAAATACATGCATCTGTATTCGTTTCTTTGCTGGAAGTTTCTCCtgtaatataaatgtaaaaaaatattttaaatagttttaagTCATTTAACTTGTGAATGCACAGTaataaaatctattttttattAGGCAGATAATCAGACTTTGCAGTAAGATCCTGAGGGATTAGGTTTCAGGGTATCTTGTTCCCTCGCCTGACAAAAGCTTGCAAACTCTCCGGCCTCCCTGTCCTGCGCGGGATGGGCGGTCACTGCGCTATTTCTCCCTATAAAGGAGGAGGCATGGACCTGTTGCGCTCTAATCGCCAAGCTGCCAGCGCAGAAAGCAAGCCTGCTCCCTGAATGCTCAGCGTGTATCAACAATCTGCTGCGTCGATGGATTTTAAAGAGCTTGGAGACGGCTCGTCCTCCGAGGGCGACACGGAGGATCTGGACAGCGTGAAAGCGCTCACGGAGAAGCTGAAGTTACAGACCCGCAGACCGTCCTACCTGGAGTGGCAGGAGCGCGTACAGAGCCGAGCGTGGAAGGAAAGAAATTCCGCGGACGGTCCTGGCTCAGGAGGACAGCAAGTCGTTTCCGTGCCGGAAATTTTGAGGAACGGGAGCTCCGAACTGGTTGTGGGCAGCATCTGTGGCTTTGACACCATGGACGATGCCCTGGAGCATCTTAGAAAAGAGCTGGTGAGTTCCTCCAGGGCATTtgaattgattttatttttatctaaaGATGCGTCAAACCTTGAGAGATAATTAGCACTTCTTGATAATCTCATCCTCCAATCATTAAAACtaatacatgaataaataaataaataaataatacagaaTCCTCATCCATTCTTGAGAAATACAGATAGCTATCTATCTCCTacttcacctttaaaacagATAGGCATCTCTTTAGGTGTCAGTGATCTTCCTTGCATGAATACTTGTCTTAACTTAAGGGAAAGAAGTCTAAACACACAGATTGTGAAACAATATGATGCCTGTTTTCTCATAAGCTGCAACCCATCTATTCCACATGATTTATACCCTTTGATGAGAAGATAGGCACCATCCAAATCCAAACTTCCACATATGTTCTGCTAAACTGAACACTGAAACTCCCTTTCTTCTCAACCGCGCTCCCTCCACCCCCTCCTCTTCCCTCAGAGGGAAATGCAAGTTCAGGACAACCAACTGGCCCGTCAGCTGATCCGTCTGCGGGTGGAGATCCATCGGCTCAAAGTGGAGCAAGTGTGCCACCGTCACAAGGAGATGCTGGACGACGCAACGTATGAGCTGGAGGAGTGCGGAGAGGAGTCGGACCTGCTGTGTGATATCCCCATGAAGGCTGCCTTTGCTCTGTCCACCCCTCTAAAACATCTGGGCCTCACTAAGATGAACATCAACTCCAGGCGTTTCTCACTGTGTTAAAGACCGCAGGCCTCGCTCATGCCACTGAGGACGCTCCGTCAcctcctctgtgtttgtgtaggcATTATTGTTATAAAGGGTTATTTCCGTTTTGGGAGGTGCAGTCGGGCAAAAGTAAAGAGCAGCCACTAGCAGCtgtgaatgaaaatgaaaacgaTGATGACTTTGATGTGTGCCTTGGTATGACATGCATGAGGAAGCCTGTGCATACAGACCTGCAGGGCACACACCTTTATCATCATGCAGCTTCCTGCTGGATGAGGTCTGGGCAGCTCTGCTGTTGACTGAGAGAACTAATGAAGACTAAGAGCTAGACTGAAGTATACTCAGTGAACTGAGTACGTTTTTAAAACCAGAAACCAAGGCGATTTGGTGATGCAAATTCATATTTGCCAAAGAAGTTTAAGCGTCACAATAGCTCATTTATAGCTCAGTTTATATTCTTGGACTCTGCAGGAGTACAGTAGAAATTCACATTTCAGAAATGCCTTATTTACCTTCTACTGAGCTCACTCGACCCACTGTTGGAAACGAGACATTTCAGCACCTCGAAGCCAGCTTTAttgtgattggctgcccctcttGAGAAGAGGTGAGGTGATTTTGTTAAGGTTATCCCCTCTCATTGAGGTCATTAGAAAAAACTGTCGGAACTGTGTTTGGAGCAGTCTGCAGCCTGAGCTTTgggctcacagggattactttgcatacactgacctcattattcTGATTATTGGGAACTTAattcatgtttaatatgaatgTTCTCCATTGTAATGTGCCTAGAACAGATATAACTTATATATACAGTGCTTAGCAAATGCATTAGAGCATGCATTTGAAAATTACCAAATTAATTTTTATACTTCTGAAATCTGGCAACATGTGCAGGCGCTTTAAtcaaatttatattttttaatgaaaattaaataaaaattataattaATGTTATCTGTGAATTTTTTACTGAAAAAATAGTAaagcacattattattattactgttattgattaaaatgccaaattacaaattacagtcatttacttgcattcctgaacagaaGCAACAATTTGcctgataaaaaacaaaagaaaattatttttacttcaagttatttatttatttatttttatttttttttacagatttctAAATcatttgttaagcactgtatGGCAGAAAATGAGGAAATGTTCACACTACTTTACATCACCTCAGAAGTTTTGCTGCCAACCTAAATAGGTCTTGGAACAAAAATGAGATGTTACAAtttagaaaatgaaataaagacaaaacataTTGAAGCTGTTTTCAAGCTTGAATCCATGCAGAAGAAAACGATAAAAACCAAAATGACATATTTCCCCTGTGGCCTGCAGTGCTACTCATGCTACTCATCTCTCTGGACTGGTTTGGGTTGGCTCTGAGTTTCTCACTTTGCCTGGCTTCTCTTGAATATAATGGAATCTAATAGCTCTccctaaaatacatttaaatacctCAGCAGCAACGTCTCTTCTCTGAAATCATGActcaagttttatttttaatctacCCTGATCTGCCATGTGAGGACTGCAGTTAAGTAAGGTTAAAGCCTCTTTACTTCTTACATGCCAtcatgcttttacaagcatcaCGATTAGATACCATTTCTGCACAGCCGTGCACTAACTGCTGATGTTCACATCtgcagatttttatttatttattttttaagtaactGGGTCACGACTTCTGAAAAGAGTCAAATGTATTTCcatcaaatatattttttggccCTTTGAATGTCAAGTAAGATTTAAGCAAAGCCATTAACGACCCCTTCAAAAGGTCATGAGCCAAAAAGTTTGGGAAACACAGGTTTACTGATACTGAAGCATGAAGGCAGCTGCTCCTGTCTGGTCTGGGCCGATAAAGAAATTCTCAGCAACACGTTGAAGTAAACAAAGTCCTTTAATGCAGACACTTACAGCAGCCACAGGCAGGTCACACTCCAGCATTTTTACACCTCTTCTTCACAAACCAAAAATATCTCTGCAACCTAGCCGCTGCAGTGACACAAACCAGGAGCTCGTGTCCGATGCTCTTTGTTTTCCATTAGCACGTCAGGATGCTGCAGAGCCCTGATTTTAGACTATATGTGGCTGGCAAGTGACCAagtgtattttatgttttaaatgatttgctctttagtttagtttaaaaaaaagaatgaatgaatttaaCTTTGCTTGCattaaaagtgtaaaacatcTATTAAATGTATTATTCTATGCAGATTGTTAAATCAAGTTGTAATGTGAATGTAATGACTTAACTGAATGAATATATAAGAAAAACGCCTTAAAGTGTAAATTTcaaaatctttttctttcacaCAAAGGACATATTAAAGAgttttttgtcatatttgagTCAGTTATAATTACTTTATGATGGGAGACAGCGTTACACCTGCCTGTTCAGAATGGGTGGCAGCTTTCTCAAAAAAACACTCATCTGAGCAACATAAGTGTCTCAGGAAACCACACACAGCGAATAgagtgaaataaaaacattccCAGCCACCTTTTTCAGAAACAGGTTGAGGTTTCAAGCGTTTAGAGTCATGACATTTTGTAAAAGCTTAAAAGTTTTGGTGAGATAtcccttttctttttgcttttttactgCCTTTCAGAGACCTGTTTGTAAGTAGTTTTGGTTGAAGTTAGAATTAGGGTTAGGCTCAGTTTAAGATCAGGGTTAAACTTATGCTCTGAACTTAGGCTCTGAAATTGAGCTATAAAC
Above is a window of Oreochromis niloticus isolate F11D_XX linkage group LG19, O_niloticus_UMD_NMBU, whole genome shotgun sequence DNA encoding:
- the zgc:154055 gene encoding myotubularin-related protein 9 isoform X1, encoding MEFAEHIKTANVEDVVLRQPLQPPSRGTLCITGHHLLFSDREESDSRQVLLLLRNIDAIEKSVENLTGYSGFFSNASHSERMSGSSGTITMKCKDLRVLQLDIPGMEQCLNIAHSIETLSCLDCVSEMYPFFYRPVELSLPEQWGLSSPEMHYSQMKELYEKWRLSTVNRDYSVCSSYPPAVIVPKSIDDDTLKKAAKFRQGGRFPVLCYYHKKNGMVIMRSSQPLLGANRKRCKEDELLLQAVIEGSDKGYIIDTRSRQQAQQARMTGGGFESKSFYSRWKRFHRPMERGKALQESLIKLVEACGDESNNMDRWLSKLENSKWLSHVQNALSTAGLLVECVERDGHSVLVHGSEGTDCSLLISTLAQLIMDPCCRTVEGFLGLLEREWIQAGHPFQQRCAHSAYSHARLQQESPVFLLLMDCVWQLWRQFPLALGFSEALLLRLATEVYASDYGTFLCNSDQERCALGVKERTHCLFQALLRPTQRDYYSNPLYERTELAIWPSVHPQSLQLWKGYFLRWTQQVRHLEEAQEEIRNMVIEWGKLACS
- the zgc:154055 gene encoding myotubularin-related protein 9 isoform X2, coding for MEFAEHIKTANVEDVVLRQPLQPPSRGTLCITGHHLLFSDREESDSRQVLLLLRNIDAIEKRMSGSSGTITMKCKDLRVLQLDIPGMEQCLNIAHSIETLSCLDCVSEMYPFFYRPVELSLPEQWGLSSPEMHYSQMKELYEKWRLSTVNRDYSVCSSYPPAVIVPKSIDDDTLKKAAKFRQGGRFPVLCYYHKKNGMVIMRSSQPLLGANRKRCKEDELLLQAVIEGSDKGYIIDTRSRQQAQQARMTGGGFESKSFYSRWKRFHRPMERGKALQESLIKLVEACGDESNNMDRWLSKLENSKWLSHVQNALSTAGLLVECVERDGHSVLVHGSEGTDCSLLISTLAQLIMDPCCRTVEGFLGLLEREWIQAGHPFQQRCAHSAYSHARLQQESPVFLLLMDCVWQLWRQFPLALGFSEALLLRLATEVYASDYGTFLCNSDQERCALGVKERTHCLFQALLRPTQRDYYSNPLYERTELAIWPSVHPQSLQLWKGYFLRWTQQVRHLEEAQEEIRNMVIEWGKLACS
- the fam167b gene encoding protein FAM167B gives rise to the protein MLSVYQQSAASMDFKELGDGSSSEGDTEDLDSVKALTEKLKLQTRRPSYLEWQERVQSRAWKERNSADGPGSGGQQVVSVPEILRNGSSELVVGSICGFDTMDDALEHLRKELREMQVQDNQLARQLIRLRVEIHRLKVEQVCHRHKEMLDDATYELEECGEESDLLCDIPMKAAFALSTPLKHLGLTKMNINSRRFSLC